Part of the Pirellulales bacterium genome, TCGATGGCCTGACCATGGCCAACGCCGCGATTTCGGCGAAGCAGATCAAAACCGATTACCCAGCTTCGCCGACGGGCACCTACTGGATGGATCCCGATCTGGCCGGTCCGATCGCGCCGTTTCAGGCCTGGGCCGATGAAGTGGTCCTCGGCGGCGGCTGGAGCCTGGCGATCAGCAGTGTGACGGGCAGCGAAGCGCCCACGAGCGACATCGTCAGCAACACGGGCGCGGCCCCGGTGCCCTCGCTCGGCCATACCCGCAATTTCAGCCCGTTGGCCGTCACAGGGCTCGCCGAAATTCGGCACGAGATCACGTTCGCCGGCGGGGCGAAGTTTCACGCCAAGTATACGGGCATGTTCCACGACCCGATGCCGGTGTTCAGTGCCTGGACGACCTTGTTCGGCCACACGCCGGGCACCGAGGCGAACCTCGCGGCGAATTTCGGTCAGCCTTGGCAACCGGTCACCGCCTTCGGCGCACCCTGGTACACGCCCGGCGGCGCGATGCTCGGCGTGCTCCCCTCGACGCCCGTCAACGGCTTAACCGGCGGTCCGTTCTCGACCGGCAATTCGGTGACATCTTACCAGGTGTGGATTCGCGAGGTGGTGACGCCATTCCACACGATTCCCGAGCCGAGCTCGCTGGTCTTGGCCTCGCTGGGCGCGTGCTCCTTGGCAGTCGTTGCGCTCCGACGGCGACGTCGCAGCGCTGCCTGAATCACGCTGTTGGTCTGCATTCGCACATTTTTCAACCTTGCTACGAAAGAAGTCGCTCATGAATCGCTTTTGTGTGGTGGGGGCAATTTGCTTGGGATTGCTAGCGCTGGTGTTGAACCAGGCGGCTGCGAGTGTGATTGCCAATGGCAGCTTTGAGAACACCACGGCTTCCGGTCCATTTCAGGTTCCCAACCTGTGGTCGTTCACGGGCAATCTCGCCGTCACGACCGGGCAGGGAGAGACCGATGGCAACAAGGCACTGGCCTTCAGCTTCGCGAACCTGCCGTCGAACGCCGATCTCTGGCAGACCTTCAGCACCACGCCAACCACGCGGTATGCACTCACCTTCGACTTTGGCAAGTACGCGATCTCGCAGCCGCTGCAAGTCGCCCGACTGGAGGTCGAAGTCTTCGACGGGGCGGGCTTCGCGGGCTCGCGTTTGCTGCACAAGTTTGCGATCG contains:
- a CDS encoding PEP-CTERM sorting domain-containing protein translates to MANAAISAKQIKTDYPASPTGTYWMDPDLAGPIAPFQAWADEVVLGGGWSLAISSVTGSEAPTSDIVSNTGAAPVPSLGHTRNFSPLAVTGLAEIRHEITFAGGAKFHAKYTGMFHDPMPVFSAWTTLFGHTPGTEANLAANFGQPWQPVTAFGAPWYTPGGAMLGVLPSTPVNGLTGGPFSTGNSVTSYQVWIREVVTPFHTIPEPSSLVLASLGACSLAVVALRRRRRSAA
- a CDS encoding PEP-CTERM sorting domain-containing protein — protein: MNRFCVVGAICLGLLALVLNQAAASVIANGSFENTTASGPFQVPNLWSFTGNLAVTTGQGETDGNKALAFSFANLPSNADLWQTFSTTPTTRYALTFDFGKYAISQPLQVARLEVEVFDGAGFAGSRLLHKFAIDSTPGIGDPNSTDSPSVYSPFLYAFFATGSSATLRFRDLSDPQVGGGGFDAMLDNVNIVATPEPSTFVLAGIGLASLSWVARRRPSQRTRRCD